Proteins from a genomic interval of Trifolium pratense cultivar HEN17-A07 linkage group LG6, ARS_RC_1.1, whole genome shotgun sequence:
- the LOC123892320 gene encoding uncharacterized protein LOC123892320, whose amino-acid sequence MMVVVYLPSKYLPFRWRRESSLIPKSSHVVNCNGGSSAEFQSLIRCLEVESSKTKEREQIAIRELEKVVKEIKNMPESEEHVIDLQPDDANNDGCDVENPVVTKSKGRPKGSRSRPKGGVEGAKKPRYCHVPGCNQTDHDTRNCPNKKKNIKVLPSQSPNK is encoded by the exons ATGATGGTGGTCGTCTA ccTCCCATCAAAATATCTTCCATTCCGATGGAGACGAGAAAGTTCATTGATCCCAAAATCTAGCCATGTAGTAAATTGCAATGGTGGTTCCTCTGCTGAGTTTCAGTCTCTAATTCGATGTTTGGAAGTTGAATCATCAAAGACAAAAGAACGAGAACAAATTGCTATTAGAGAATTAGAAAAAGTTGTCAAAGAGATAAAAAATATGCCAGAAAGTGAAGAACATGTAATTGATTTGCAACCCGATGATGCAAACAATGATGGTTGTGATGTTGAAAATCCCGTTGTTACAAAAAGCAAAGGTCGACCAAAAGGATCAAGATCAAGACCAAAAGGAGGAGTTGAAGGTGCAAAGAAGCCTCGTTATTGTCATGTTCCAGGTTGTAATCAAACTGATCATGACACAAGAAATTGtccaaacaaaaagaaaaatattaaagtatTGCCTTCTCAGTCTCCTAATAAGTAA